Proteins from one Nitrospirota bacterium genomic window:
- a CDS encoding sigma 54-interacting transcriptional regulator: protein MRSQIEAPALTSIPKAARRVIERSRTNELEILYEISKAFRLDLPPHEQIRRGLHVLCQMLGHPRAVFIEQDPTTGNLRVAAGYGLTPDEKAKGKFTPGHGLVGKAFDNGGPFVAGVSRLKAESTVWNRLRQGTDEAETCFLFVPVKSASRILGLLGVEYDAASRETVWELSRLLYTMANLWGKLLAAFSGVAVPASMVKLLSPGVKGDSNRLIADSPAMKPIIEMVHRVSRVKTAVLIRGESGTGKELIARMLHGAGTPSRFLPPSSQRSKEGGAGRSARGPFVKVVCASIPETLFESELFGHEKGSFTGAVKDKPGLVETAAGGTLFLDEIGDVPLSVQVKLLRLLQDRTFERVGGTRTIRVDARIIAATNQPLEEMVRKGTFREDLFYRLNVVPITLPPLRERREDIGRLAAFFTDRAGEEHGKAVSLTPESIEALRAYGWPGNVRELENFVERLVILSPGGPVRPENFLLPTAPVHMAHPIAVPEAERSGAAPAEIVYRGRPEVTASLPISDGELTLKKIERAKIIEAMTLAGGIQKKAAKLLGLSRRQLGYRLRQLQIKRDTLSFK, encoded by the coding sequence ATGCGATCTCAAATTGAAGCGCCCGCCCTGACGTCCATTCCCAAGGCCGCCCGGAGGGTGATCGAGCGCAGTCGAACCAACGAGCTCGAGATTCTCTATGAAATCAGCAAAGCCTTCCGGCTCGATCTCCCACCCCACGAGCAGATCCGGAGAGGGCTCCATGTCCTGTGCCAGATGCTGGGGCATCCTCGCGCGGTATTCATCGAGCAGGATCCCACCACGGGAAATCTGCGGGTCGCGGCCGGCTACGGTCTCACCCCGGATGAGAAAGCGAAAGGCAAATTCACGCCCGGCCACGGATTGGTGGGGAAGGCGTTCGACAACGGTGGCCCATTTGTTGCGGGCGTGTCCCGGCTGAAGGCCGAATCCACGGTATGGAACCGGCTTCGGCAGGGAACGGACGAGGCGGAGACATGTTTTCTATTTGTGCCCGTGAAGTCGGCAAGCCGGATTCTGGGTCTGCTGGGGGTGGAGTATGACGCCGCTTCGCGTGAAACGGTTTGGGAGCTGAGCCGGCTCCTGTATACGATGGCCAATCTTTGGGGCAAGTTGCTGGCGGCCTTCAGCGGCGTTGCGGTTCCCGCTTCGATGGTCAAGCTCCTCTCCCCCGGCGTGAAGGGCGATTCGAATCGGCTGATCGCGGACAGTCCCGCGATGAAGCCGATCATCGAGATGGTTCACCGGGTCAGCCGCGTCAAGACGGCCGTTCTGATCCGCGGCGAGAGCGGGACCGGCAAGGAGTTGATCGCGCGGATGCTGCACGGTGCAGGGACTCCATCACGCTTCCTTCCACCGTCCTCGCAGCGGAGCAAGGAGGGTGGCGCGGGGCGTTCCGCCCGCGGCCCCTTCGTCAAGGTGGTCTGTGCTTCCATCCCGGAAACTCTTTTCGAAAGCGAGCTGTTCGGCCATGAGAAGGGTTCTTTCACGGGGGCGGTGAAGGACAAACCGGGCCTGGTCGAGACGGCCGCAGGAGGAACGCTCTTTCTGGATGAGATCGGGGATGTGCCACTGTCTGTGCAGGTCAAATTACTTCGGCTGCTCCAGGATCGCACGTTCGAGCGCGTGGGTGGAACGCGGACGATCCGGGTGGACGCACGGATCATCGCGGCGACGAACCAGCCTCTGGAGGAAATGGTTCGGAAAGGGACGTTCAGAGAGGATCTCTTCTATCGCCTCAACGTCGTTCCCATTACTCTACCTCCCTTGCGCGAACGGCGTGAGGACATCGGCCGGCTGGCCGCCTTCTTCACCGATCGGGCCGGTGAGGAGCACGGCAAGGCGGTCTCGCTCACTCCTGAGTCGATTGAAGCCCTGCGGGCCTATGGATGGCCGGGAAACGTCCGTGAACTGGAGAACTTTGTCGAGCGTCTTGTGATCCTCTCTCCGGGCGGACCCGTGAGGCCGGAGAATTTCCTGCTTCCCACGGCGCCGGTCCACATGGCGCATCCGATCGCCGTCCCCGAAGCGGAGCGGAGTGGGGCGGCGCCGGCTGAAATCGTTTACAGGGGGAGGCCGGAAGTCACCGCAAGCCTGCCGATTTCTGATGGAGAGCTGACACTGAAGAAGATCGAACGGGCCAAGATCATCGAGGCGATGACCCTGGCGGGCGGGATTCAGAAAAAGGCGGCCAAGCTCCTCGGATTGAGCCGCCGCCAGCTCGGCTATCGCCTGCGCCAGTTGCAGATCAAACGCGACACCCTTTCGTTCAAGTAG
- the urtA gene encoding urea ABC transporter substrate-binding protein, translating to MTTLSGVGREAQAAGKPTCPIKVGILHSLSGTMAISEVSLRDVRMMAIDEINAKGGVLGCPIKPVIEDPASNWDLFAEKAKKLLLQDKVATVFGCWTSVSRKSVLPVFEKNNGLLFYPVQYEGEECSRNVIYTGAAINQQGTIGVDYFMSKDGGQKKKYYLIGTDYVYPRTTNKVLRAMLLAKGVPAKNIMEEYTPFHHQDYQTIIAKIKRFCAGGDAGVINTINGDSNVAFFKELANQGVTADNCPVISYSVAEDELRGLDTKPLVGHLAAWNYFQSIDSPANKEFVKNFKAYAAKNKLPGGAKRVTDDPIVWSYYEIYLWKAAVEKAGTTDVDAVLKALPSLKLDTPAGEIVVDRKNHHTSKPAYIGRILADGQFEIIWQSKGLVDAVPWSEYTYPERGCDWSNGGKGTFDVVGGEKIYLDANVKPIE from the coding sequence ATGACCACGCTGTCCGGCGTGGGTCGTGAGGCCCAGGCGGCCGGAAAGCCCACGTGCCCGATCAAGGTGGGCATCCTGCACTCGCTCAGCGGCACGATGGCCATCAGCGAAGTGTCGCTCCGCGACGTCCGCATGATGGCGATCGACGAAATCAATGCGAAGGGCGGCGTGCTCGGCTGCCCGATCAAGCCGGTGATTGAAGACCCGGCGTCGAACTGGGACCTGTTCGCGGAGAAGGCCAAGAAGCTCCTGCTCCAAGACAAGGTGGCCACGGTGTTCGGATGCTGGACGTCCGTCAGCCGGAAATCGGTCCTGCCGGTTTTCGAGAAAAACAACGGCCTGCTTTTCTACCCCGTTCAATACGAGGGTGAAGAGTGTTCCCGCAACGTCATCTACACGGGCGCCGCGATCAATCAGCAGGGTACGATCGGGGTGGACTACTTCATGAGCAAGGACGGCGGCCAGAAAAAGAAGTACTACCTCATTGGGACGGACTACGTCTATCCGCGCACCACGAATAAGGTGCTCCGTGCGATGCTCCTGGCCAAGGGGGTTCCCGCCAAGAACATCATGGAGGAGTACACGCCGTTCCATCACCAAGACTACCAGACGATCATCGCCAAGATTAAGCGCTTCTGCGCGGGCGGCGATGCCGGCGTGATCAACACGATCAACGGCGACAGCAACGTGGCCTTCTTCAAAGAGTTGGCCAACCAGGGAGTGACGGCGGACAACTGCCCGGTCATCTCGTACAGCGTGGCTGAAGACGAACTTCGCGGATTGGACACGAAGCCGCTCGTGGGGCACTTGGCCGCGTGGAACTACTTTCAATCCATCGACTCGCCGGCCAACAAGGAGTTCGTGAAAAACTTCAAAGCCTACGCCGCGAAGAACAAACTCCCTGGCGGCGCGAAGCGCGTGACGGACGACCCCATCGTGTGGTCGTACTACGAGATCTATCTCTGGAAAGCGGCGGTGGAGAAGGCGGGAACGACGGACGTGGACGCCGTGCTCAAGGCGCTCCCGAGTCTCAAACTCGACACGCCGGCCGGCGAGATCGTCGTGGATCGAAAGAACCACCACACGTCGAAGCCCGCCTACATCGGGCGGATCCTGGCGGATGGGCAGTTCGAGATCATCTGGCAGAGCAAGGGTCTCGTGGATGCCGTTCCCTGGAGCGAATACACCTATCCCGAACGGGGATGCGATTGGAGCAACGGCGGGAAGGGGACCTTTGACGTGGTCGGCGGCGAGAAGATTTATCTCGACGCAAACGTAAAGCCGATCGAGTAG